The genome window CATGTTCGGCATGGGCCAAGCACTCGTAAACGAGCGCACGACGCCGCGCATCTGGGTGGGCGCGTTGGTCGCATTTGCAGGCGTGGCACTCATTTCGCTGGCTTCGCAAGTGCAGGGCTCGCCGCTCTACGCGCTCGCCGCCATCGGCGCCGCCGCAAGTTCCGCCTTCGCCAACGTCTACGCGAAGCGCCATTCGCGGCACGCACCGCTGCTCACGCTACCCCCCGCCATGCTGATTGCAGGCATCGCGGTCGGCGCAACCGGCATCGCCTTCGAGCACCCGAACTGGCACGCCGCATTCAGCGCGCCGTCGATCGTATCGCTGCTCTACCTTGCGCTCCTGGGGAGCGGCATCGCGTTCTTCCTCAACATGTGGGTGCTGCAACGGATCGCCGCATGGATCGTCGGGCTCTCATCGCTCATCATCCCGGTGATCGCCGTCGCAGTCGGCGTCGCTTTCGGCGGAGAGCATTTCACCCTACGCGAACTCGGCGGCTCGCTACTGGTAATCGTGGGCATCTTCATCG of Candidatus Dormiibacterota bacterium contains these proteins:
- a CDS encoding EamA family transporter, giving the protein MAAPIASARSAVFLSYAGMCAIWGTTWLVIKVNLHYIPPITGVGFRFLIAGLALYAVAAMRGELRRFSEVPWKLVLVLAVMLFGLNYVLTYTAETRLDSGLVAVLFGTLPFFMFGMGQALVNERTTPRIWVGALVAFAGVALISLASQVQGSPLYALAAIGAAASSAFANVYAKRHSRHAPLLTLPPAMLIAGIAVGATGIAFEHPNWHAAFSAPSIVSLLYLALLGSGIAFFLNMWVLQRIAAWIVGLSSLIIPVIAVAVGVAFGGEHFTLRELGGSLLVIVGIFIALSQHQSAAAVIPAECEV